The proteins below come from a single Candidatus Zixiibacteriota bacterium genomic window:
- the alr gene encoding alanine racemase — MTSRSLLNWIELSRAALDHNVRSLVRLAGKRMIAVSVKANAYGHGLPEIISYLNDHPEVGYVTVHSWEEAALCRDSGWDRRIMLLGPVPLHNLEAVFEFDLEPVVFTREALSGLGKLADKWKTPLRTHLKLETGTNRQGITEKELGSFAAIYRKHEYLRKPYGAGMHFANIEDTTNHEYAQHQLDRFNRMVARMKALGIGPSVRHTASSAALILFEKTRFELVRPGIAFYGHWPSKETYLSYRLAGGHNDLLRPVLSWHTRVTQLKDVPADSFIGYGCTYRTTSRTRLAVLPAGYADGYDRSLSNLAYVLIRGRRAPVRGRICMNLTMVDVTDIAGVRLEDPVILLGSQKKDVISAEQMAGWAASINYEILARISPYSPRLLTPK; from the coding sequence ATGACCAGCCGAAGCCTGCTGAACTGGATCGAACTCTCACGCGCCGCGCTCGATCATAATGTCCGCAGTCTGGTCCGTCTCGCCGGGAAGCGGATGATCGCCGTCTCAGTGAAGGCCAACGCCTACGGCCACGGCCTGCCGGAGATCATCAGCTATCTGAACGACCATCCGGAAGTTGGTTATGTCACCGTGCACTCCTGGGAAGAAGCCGCCCTGTGCCGCGACTCCGGCTGGGACCGCCGCATCATGCTTCTGGGACCGGTGCCTCTGCACAATCTCGAGGCTGTGTTCGAGTTCGATCTCGAACCGGTGGTATTCACGCGGGAAGCGCTCTCAGGTTTGGGGAAACTGGCAGATAAGTGGAAAACGCCGCTACGAACACACCTGAAGCTCGAGACCGGCACCAACCGCCAGGGAATCACCGAAAAAGAGCTCGGCTCGTTCGCCGCGATCTATAGGAAGCATGAGTATCTCCGAAAGCCGTACGGCGCCGGAATGCATTTCGCCAATATCGAGGACACAACTAACCACGAATACGCCCAGCACCAGCTGGACCGGTTCAACCGGATGGTCGCCCGCATGAAGGCTCTGGGGATCGGCCCGAGTGTCCGGCATACGGCGTCGTCGGCCGCCCTGATCCTGTTCGAGAAGACGAGATTCGAGCTGGTGCGCCCGGGGATCGCTTTCTACGGTCATTGGCCGTCGAAAGAGACATACCTCAGCTACCGTCTCGCCGGCGGCCACAACGACCTGCTCCGGCCAGTCTTAAGCTGGCACACCCGGGTAACCCAACTGAAAGATGTACCGGCCGACTCGTTTATCGGGTACGGCTGCACCTATCGCACCACCAGCCGGACCCGCCTGGCGGTCCTGCCGGCCGGATATGCCGACGGGTACGATCGCTCTCTATCCAACCTGGCGTATGTGCTTATACGGGGCCGGCGCGCGCCGGTCCGCGGTCGAATCTGCATGAACCTGACCATGGTCGATGTCACCGATATCGCCGGGGTGCGCCTGGAAGACCCGGTTATCTTGCTGGGCAGCCAAAAGAAGGACGTAATCAGCGCGGAACAGATGGCCGGCTGGGCGGCCTCGATAAACTATGAAATCCTGGCTCGGATTTCGCCTTATTCGCCGCGGCTGCTAACGCCTAAGTAG